In the Flagellimonas sp. MMG031 genome, one interval contains:
- the sufB gene encoding Fe-S cluster assembly protein SufB has product MAYTEEELKKELETKEYEYGFYTDIESDTLPKGLNEDIVIAISKKKEEPDWMTEWRLEAFRAWQEMEEPEWANVKYKKPDFQDISYYSAPNKKPKYNSLDEVDPELLETFKKLGISVDEQKKLAGVAVDIVMDSVSVATTFKKTLAEKGIIFCSISEAIQEHPELVKKYLGTVVPKKDNFYAALNSAVFSDGSFCYIPKGVRCPMELSTYFRINQAGTGQFERTLVVAEEGSYVSYLEGCTAPMRDENQLHAAVVELIALDNAEIKYSTVQNWYPGNNEGKGGVFNFVTKRGLCEKNAKISWTQVETGSAVTWKYPSCILKGDNSIGEFYSIAVTNNFQQADTGTKMVHLGKNTKSTIISKGISAGQSQNSYRGLVQVNSRAENARNFSQCDSLLMGNRCGAHTFPYIEAKNKTAQIEHEATTSKIGEDQIFYCNQRGIDTEKAIALIVNGFSKEVLNKLPMEFAVEAQKLLEISLEGSVG; this is encoded by the coding sequence ATGGCTTATACAGAGGAAGAATTAAAGAAAGAACTGGAAACCAAGGAATACGAGTATGGTTTCTACACAGATATTGAATCGGATACGTTGCCCAAAGGGCTGAACGAGGACATCGTGATTGCCATTTCCAAAAAGAAGGAGGAACCCGATTGGATGACGGAGTGGCGATTGGAAGCCTTTCGTGCATGGCAGGAAATGGAGGAGCCCGAATGGGCCAATGTGAAATACAAGAAACCTGATTTTCAGGATATTTCATACTATTCCGCCCCGAATAAAAAGCCGAAGTACAACAGCTTGGACGAAGTAGACCCTGAATTGCTGGAGACCTTCAAGAAGTTGGGCATTTCCGTGGATGAACAAAAGAAACTGGCTGGGGTTGCCGTGGATATAGTGATGGATTCCGTTTCCGTGGCCACCACCTTTAAAAAGACCTTGGCCGAGAAAGGGATCATTTTCTGCTCAATTTCCGAGGCCATCCAAGAGCATCCGGAATTGGTAAAGAAGTATCTAGGTACTGTGGTGCCCAAAAAGGATAATTTTTATGCGGCCCTGAACTCTGCGGTATTCTCCGATGGGTCCTTCTGCTATATTCCTAAAGGGGTTAGATGTCCGATGGAGCTTTCCACGTATTTCCGTATCAATCAAGCGGGAACAGGACAGTTCGAACGAACTTTGGTGGTTGCCGAAGAAGGCAGTTATGTGAGTTATCTCGAAGGTTGTACAGCGCCCATGCGTGACGAAAACCAATTGCACGCTGCAGTGGTTGAGCTCATTGCGCTGGACAATGCAGAAATCAAATATTCCACGGTGCAAAACTGGTACCCCGGTAACAACGAAGGTAAAGGGGGCGTTTTCAACTTTGTGACCAAACGTGGACTTTGCGAAAAGAACGCCAAGATTTCTTGGACACAGGTTGAGACCGGTTCAGCCGTAACCTGGAAATATCCATCCTGCATTTTGAAAGGGGACAACTCCATTGGGGAGTTCTATTCCATTGCGGTAACCAATAATTTTCAACAGGCCGATACAGGAACCAAGATGGTTCACTTGGGAAAAAATACCAAGAGTACCATTATCTCCAAAGGAATTTCCGCAGGCCAGTCGCAAAACAGCTATCGAGGATTGGTACAGGTGAACAGCCGTGCCGAAAACGCCAGGAACTTCTCCCAGTGTGATTCCCTTTTGATGGGCAATCGCTGCGGAGCGCACACCTTCCCCTATATTGAAGCCAAAAACAAAACGGCACAGATAGAGCATGAGGCCACGACCAGTAAAATTGGTGAGGACCAAATTTTCTATTGCAACCAAAGGGGAATCGATACCGAAAAGGCCATTGCTTTGATCGTAAACGGATTTAGTAAAGAAGTGCTCAACAAACTTCCCATGGAATTTGCCGTGGAAGCCCAAAAACTATTGGAAATCAGTTTGGAAGGCTCCGTTGGGTAG
- the sufC gene encoding Fe-S cluster assembly ATPase SufC: MLEIKNLHASVEDKEILKGIDLKVNAGEVHAIMGPNGSGKSTLAEVIAGQEEFEVGEGTILLEGEDLGELSPEERAHKGVFLSFQYPVEIPGVSVTNFMKTAINESRKAQGLEDMPANEMLKKIREKSEMLEIDRKFLSRSLNEGFSGGEKKRNEIFQMAMMEPKLAILDETDSGLDIDALRIVANGVNKLRSKDNAIIVITHYQRLLEYIVPDFVHVLHNGKIVKSGTKELALELEEKGYDWLKEDAVI; encoded by the coding sequence ATGCTAGAAATAAAAAATTTACACGCAAGCGTAGAGGACAAGGAAATCCTTAAGGGAATCGACCTGAAAGTAAATGCGGGAGAGGTGCATGCCATTATGGGCCCCAACGGCTCTGGGAAAAGCACCTTGGCCGAAGTAATTGCAGGTCAAGAAGAGTTTGAGGTGGGTGAAGGAACCATTCTCTTGGAAGGAGAAGATTTGGGAGAACTTTCACCAGAGGAAAGAGCGCACAAAGGAGTGTTCCTTTCCTTCCAATATCCAGTAGAAATCCCAGGTGTGTCGGTGACCAACTTCATGAAGACCGCTATCAACGAATCCAGAAAAGCACAAGGCTTGGAAGATATGCCGGCCAACGAAATGCTGAAAAAGATTCGTGAAAAGTCCGAAATGTTGGAAATTGATAGGAAGTTCCTTTCCCGTTCCTTGAACGAAGGCTTCTCTGGAGGTGAAAAGAAGCGTAACGAGATTTTCCAAATGGCGATGATGGAGCCTAAATTGGCCATTTTGGACGAAACTGATTCCGGACTTGATATTGATGCCCTTCGCATCGTGGCGAACGGGGTGAACAAATTGCGCAGTAAGGATAACGCCATTATCGTAATTACCCACTACCAACGTTTGTTGGAATACATCGTGCCAGATTTTGTACATGTATTGCATAATGGAAAAATAGTGAAATCCGGAACCAAGGAATTGGCGTTGGAGTTGGAAGAGAAAGGTTACGATTGGTTGAAAGAGGATGCTGTAATTTAG
- a CDS encoding four helix bundle protein yields the protein MATVKRFEDLEIWQEARKLSKDIIRIANETDLKNHFRLRDQIKASSGSVMDNIAEGFERDGNLEFRQFLSIAKGSAGESRSQLYRVFDNDYITIDELQKLTSEYEVLSRKIANFINYLNKKDFKGVKFKENQLET from the coding sequence ATGGCTACGGTAAAAAGGTTCGAAGATTTAGAGATTTGGCAGGAAGCCAGAAAGCTATCCAAGGACATCATCCGTATTGCAAATGAAACCGATTTGAAGAATCATTTTCGACTAAGAGACCAGATAAAGGCATCTTCGGGTTCCGTAATGGACAATATCGCCGAGGGGTTTGAAAGGGACGGTAACTTGGAGTTTAGACAATTTCTTTCAATTGCAAAAGGATCTGCGGGAGAATCAAGATCACAATTGTACCGGGTTTTTGATAATGATTATATCACCATTGATGAACTGCAAAAGCTGACTTCTGAGTATGAAGTCCTTAGCCGGAAAATTGCAAACTTCATCAACTATTTAAATAAAAAGGATTTTAAAGGAGTAAAGTTTAAGGAGAATCAGCTAGAAACCTAA
- the sufD gene encoding Fe-S cluster assembly protein SufD — protein sequence MDLKEKLVSSFFAFEDGMDLDHPVHEERSHAIKNFETKGFPTKKEEAWKYTSLKGLQKVDFSIFPKHETSLEYKDVKKYFLHEIDTYKIVFVDGVYSSYLSETTHDGVDVCLMSSAFSKPMYQPIIEVYFNKAASKDESLTSLNTAFCKEGAYIYIPKNKMPKKPIQILHLATGKEPALMLQPRNLIVAEDNAEVQIIERHQSLTGNEVFTNSVTEIFAGKDAIIDYYKVQNDEPTASLVDNTYISQKDSSVVRVHTFSLGGKLIRNNLNFYQNGERIDSTLKGVTILGDKQHVDHHTLVHHAQPNCESHQDYKGIFGDSSTGVFNGKIIVDKIAQKTDAFQQNNNILLSDKSTINSKPQLEIFADDVKCSHGCTIGQLDEEALFYLRSRGIPKKEAKALLMYAFANNVLESVRIPELKARINKIIANKLGVRMGFDL from the coding sequence ATGGATTTAAAGGAAAAATTAGTCTCCTCTTTTTTTGCTTTTGAGGACGGAATGGATTTAGATCATCCAGTTCACGAAGAGCGGTCCCATGCCATCAAAAATTTTGAGACCAAAGGCTTTCCCACCAAAAAGGAGGAAGCTTGGAAATACACCTCGTTGAAAGGATTGCAGAAAGTGGATTTCAGCATCTTTCCAAAACACGAGACCTCGTTGGAGTACAAGGATGTCAAAAAATATTTCCTGCACGAGATTGACACCTATAAAATCGTATTTGTGGATGGGGTGTACAGCTCTTACCTATCAGAAACAACGCATGACGGGGTGGATGTCTGTTTGATGAGTTCGGCATTCAGCAAGCCGATGTATCAACCCATCATTGAAGTATATTTCAATAAAGCGGCCTCCAAGGATGAGTCATTGACCTCCTTGAACACTGCCTTTTGTAAGGAAGGGGCATACATTTATATCCCCAAGAACAAAATGCCCAAAAAGCCCATCCAAATTCTACATTTGGCTACGGGCAAAGAGCCAGCCTTGATGTTGCAGCCGCGTAATTTGATCGTGGCAGAGGACAACGCTGAGGTTCAGATTATTGAAAGGCACCAAAGTTTAACGGGAAATGAGGTGTTCACCAACTCCGTGACCGAAATTTTTGCTGGAAAGGACGCCATCATCGATTATTACAAGGTACAGAATGATGAGCCCACCGCTTCATTGGTGGACAACACCTATATTTCGCAAAAGGACAGTAGCGTAGTGCGGGTGCATACCTTCTCTTTGGGAGGTAAATTGATCCGCAACAACCTGAACTTTTATCAGAATGGCGAGCGCATCGATTCAACCTTGAAAGGGGTCACCATTTTGGGCGACAAACAGCATGTGGACCATCACACCTTGGTGCACCATGCACAGCCTAATTGTGAGAGCCACCAAGATTACAAAGGAATTTTCGGGGACAGTTCTACGGGGGTGTTCAATGGAAAGATCATTGTGGACAAAATCGCCCAAAAAACGGATGCATTTCAGCAGAACAACAATATTTTGTTGAGCGATAAGTCGACCATCAACTCCAAACCGCAATTGGAGATTTTTGCGGACGATGTAAAATGTTCGCACGGATGTACCATTGGCCAGTTGGATGAAGAAGCATTGTTTTACCTACGGTCAAGGGGAATACCCAAAAAAGAGGCCAAGGCCCTATTGATGTACGCTTTTGCCAACAACGTATTGGAAAGTGTACGAATTCCCGAACTAAAGGCGCGAATCAATAAGATTATCGCCAATAAATTGGGAGTGCGTATGGGATTTGACCTGTAA
- a CDS encoding cysteine desulfurase, whose product MIETTLDILAIRKDFPILHRKVNGQPLVYLDNAATSQTPQQVIDVIVDYYQGYNANIHRGVHTLSQEATDAYEAARQKIQKHFNIAKAHEVIYTSGTTDAINLVANGFTAFLQKGDEVLVSAMEHHSNIVPWQMLCERTGAILKVIPMNTNGELVMEEYHKLLSEKTKLVFCNHVSNALGTINPIKEIIDAAHKAGAAVLIDGAQAAPHIKADMQALDVDFYTVSAHKMCGPTGVGMLYGKEEWLKKLPPYQGGGEMIAEVTFEKTTYADLPHKFEAGTPNICGGIAFGAALDYMNHIGFEAIAQYEHELLQYATEQLLTIEGLKIYGTATNKTSVISFNIKGIHPYDIGTIVDKLGIAVRTGHHCAQPIMDFYKIPGTVRASFSFYNTKEEVDRLVEGVKRAKNMLQ is encoded by the coding sequence ATGATAGAGACAACTCTGGACATACTCGCCATTAGAAAGGATTTTCCCATCCTTCACAGGAAGGTGAACGGACAGCCCTTGGTGTATTTGGACAACGCGGCCACCTCGCAGACACCACAACAGGTAATCGATGTGATCGTGGACTACTATCAAGGGTACAACGCCAATATTCACCGTGGGGTGCACACCTTATCGCAAGAAGCCACGGACGCCTACGAAGCTGCCCGTCAAAAAATCCAGAAGCATTTCAATATTGCAAAAGCGCACGAGGTCATTTATACTTCCGGGACTACCGATGCCATTAACTTAGTGGCCAACGGATTCACCGCTTTTTTACAAAAAGGAGATGAGGTATTGGTTTCCGCCATGGAGCACCATTCCAACATTGTCCCTTGGCAGATGCTATGCGAACGCACGGGTGCCATTTTGAAAGTGATACCCATGAACACGAACGGTGAACTCGTCATGGAGGAATACCACAAGCTATTGTCAGAAAAGACCAAGTTGGTGTTCTGCAACCACGTTTCCAATGCGTTGGGCACCATCAATCCCATAAAGGAAATTATTGATGCCGCCCACAAGGCAGGAGCCGCGGTTTTGATTGACGGAGCGCAGGCCGCACCGCACATCAAAGCTGATATGCAAGCCTTGGATGTGGATTTTTACACGGTATCTGCCCACAAAATGTGTGGCCCTACCGGTGTAGGAATGTTATATGGAAAAGAAGAGTGGCTCAAAAAATTGCCCCCCTACCAAGGAGGTGGCGAGATGATCGCTGAGGTAACCTTTGAAAAGACCACCTATGCCGACCTGCCCCATAAATTTGAAGCCGGAACACCCAACATTTGCGGTGGAATCGCTTTTGGGGCCGCTTTGGACTATATGAACCATATCGGTTTTGAGGCCATCGCCCAATATGAGCATGAATTATTGCAGTATGCAACGGAACAATTGCTCACTATTGAAGGTCTGAAGATTTATGGCACCGCGACCAACAAAACTTCGGTCATCTCTTTTAATATAAAAGGGATTCACCCGTATGATATCGGTACCATTGTGGACAAACTGGGCATCGCAGTCCGAACTGGACATCACTGCGCGCAACCCATCATGGACTTTTACAAGATTCCCGGAACGGTAAGGGCCAGTTTTAGTTTTTACAATACCAAGGAAGAAGTGGACCGCTTAGTGGAAGGGGTGAAACGCGCCAAAAATATGTTGCAATAA
- a CDS encoding SufE family protein, with protein MGIKEIQEEIVDEFSMFDDWMQRYEYMIELGKSLPLIEEKYKTDDNIIKGCQSKVWVHAELEGDKLVFTADSDAIITKGIIAILIRAFSHQKPQDIIDANVDFIDEIGLKEHLSPTRANGLVSMIKQLKLYAVAYQTQLK; from the coding sequence ATGGGCATAAAAGAAATACAGGAAGAGATAGTAGACGAGTTTTCCATGTTCGACGACTGGATGCAGCGGTACGAATACATGATAGAGCTTGGAAAGTCACTTCCGTTAATAGAAGAAAAATATAAAACCGACGACAACATCATTAAAGGATGTCAGAGCAAGGTGTGGGTACATGCCGAACTGGAAGGCGACAAATTGGTGTTTACGGCGGATAGCGATGCCATCATCACCAAGGGCATCATTGCCATACTGATCCGGGCTTTCAGTCATCAAAAACCACAGGACATTATCGATGCCAATGTGGATTTTATTGATGAAATCGGACTAAAGGAACATTTGTCCCCGACACGCGCCAACGGATTGGTGAGTATGATCAAGCAGCTCAAATTGTACGCAGTAGCTTATCAAACACAGTTAAAATAA
- a CDS encoding iron-sulfur cluster assembly protein, with protein sequence MSEETTIDTQELGEKIVKVLKTIYDPEIPVDIYELGLIYDVFVNEDYEVKILMTLTSPNCPVAETLPVEVEEKVKSIDVLKDVEVEITFDPPWTQELMSEEAKLELGLL encoded by the coding sequence ATGAGCGAAGAAACTACCATAGATACACAGGAACTGGGCGAAAAAATCGTAAAGGTGCTCAAGACCATTTACGATCCTGAAATCCCAGTGGACATTTATGAACTTGGTCTGATTTACGATGTGTTCGTGAATGAAGATTATGAAGTAAAGATTTTGATGACGCTTACCTCGCCCAACTGTCCCGTGGCCGAAACCTTGCCCGTGGAAGTGGAGGAAAAAGTTAAATCCATCGATGTCTTGAAAGACGTTGAAGTGGAAATCACTTTCGATCCACCTTGGACGCAGGAATTGATGAGCGAAGAGGCCAAACTCGAACTCGGATTATTGTAA
- a CDS encoding TIGR03643 family protein encodes MSEELTVREIDRIIEMAWEDRTPFEAIEFQFGLKENDVREVMRTHLKRSSFELWRKRVKGRKTKHQKTSPANRFRSQNQKL; translated from the coding sequence ATGTCAGAGGAATTAACGGTTAGGGAAATTGATAGAATTATTGAAATGGCCTGGGAAGACAGGACTCCTTTTGAAGCCATCGAATTTCAGTTTGGCCTAAAGGAGAACGATGTGCGCGAGGTGATGCGTACCCATTTGAAGCGTTCTTCTTTTGAACTGTGGCGCAAACGTGTAAAAGGCAGAAAAACAAAGCACCAAAAAACCTCACCGGCCAATAGATTCCGATCGCAGAATCAAAAATTATAA
- a CDS encoding DUF2480 family protein, translated as MEDEIINRVAQSKLITFNLEDYYPKGERKVLDIADWLYEGFILREKEFRAHVEAHDWTAYQDAYVALQCSSDAIVPGWAFMLVASKLQPYAKKVIQGTLPDLETALYQPILEQLDVTEFTDKPVIIKGCSHKPVPENAYLMAVARIQEVAKSVMYGEACSSVPLFKRKK; from the coding sequence ATGGAAGATGAAATTATAAACAGAGTAGCCCAAAGCAAGTTGATCACCTTCAACCTCGAGGATTACTATCCCAAAGGGGAGCGTAAGGTGTTGGACATTGCAGATTGGCTCTATGAAGGCTTTATTTTGCGTGAAAAGGAGTTTCGTGCCCACGTGGAGGCGCATGATTGGACAGCCTATCAAGATGCTTACGTAGCCTTACAATGTTCCTCGGACGCCATAGTGCCCGGTTGGGCATTTATGCTTGTAGCTTCCAAATTGCAACCTTATGCCAAAAAAGTGATACAAGGCACTTTACCAGATTTGGAAACCGCACTTTACCAACCCATTTTGGAGCAATTGGACGTTACGGAATTTACCGATAAACCTGTTATTATTAAAGGGTGTTCCCATAAACCCGTTCCCGAGAATGCCTACCTCATGGCCGTTGCCCGCATCCAAGAAGTGGCCAAAAGTGTAATGTACGGTGAAGCTTGTTCCTCAGTGCCGCTTTTTAAACGAAAGAAGTAG
- a CDS encoding BspA family leucine-rich repeat surface protein, giving the protein MNYKKLLWSLLAITVLWSCGKDDAPPPPSNAVPVINAATFTVAENISDTKIIGTVKATDADGDALTFSIQTNSDNLFEITGAGVMSLATGKKLSFATKTSHSLTVAVTDGTDTASATVTVNVTEATGEEPTNEAPSVEDQEFTVAEDKTVVGTVTATDADDDELTFALVTDESELFQVADNGEISLVQGKNLDHGTATEHVLTLNVGDGVNVPVEFTVTITVTKAGETTNEAPTAEDQNFEVAEDVAVGDVIGTVEANDGDGDELTFALVTDESELFQVAENGEISLAEGKNLDFETTTKHSLTLSVSDGSNDPVEFTVTVTVTNVIESLFEDPASFIMKFNVAAQQVLGIGLNQDFEYDYSIDWGDGTVENYTTNENPTHEYAAQGEYLVAIKGTFPALRMEWTDTDSQNTLVDVVQWGTQQWQSMFYGFSLCENLVGFSAADEPDWSKTNSMEGMFAGSVKFNGDIGNWDTSAVTNMANMFSYALAFNQDIGNWDTSAVTNMQGMFYTAHTFNKDISNWDTSSVTNMSNMFYVDQGESAFNQPLVQTVGGWNTSNVTNMANMFRNAAAFNQSLASWDIGSVTNMSGMLNNCGMNTENYAATLIGWGNRADDQIPDGITLGANGLQYCNSVSVGFAISNLSNSIQNGGNGWTINHAGAVNCP; this is encoded by the coding sequence ATGAATTACAAAAAATTGTTATGGTCGCTCCTGGCCATTACCGTATTGTGGTCCTGTGGAAAGGACGACGCGCCCCCACCGCCTTCCAACGCGGTACCTGTAATTAATGCCGCTACCTTTACCGTGGCGGAGAACATCTCCGATACCAAGATCATTGGTACCGTTAAGGCCACCGATGCCGATGGTGACGCCCTCACCTTTAGCATACAGACCAACTCCGACAACCTGTTCGAGATCACCGGGGCAGGCGTAATGAGCCTAGCTACCGGGAAAAAACTGAGCTTTGCCACCAAGACGAGCCACTCCCTAACCGTTGCCGTGACCGATGGCACCGATACCGCCAGTGCCACAGTGACCGTGAACGTTACGGAAGCCACGGGCGAGGAGCCGACCAACGAGGCCCCTTCTGTTGAAGACCAAGAATTTACAGTGGCAGAGGATAAGACCGTGGTAGGCACTGTAACGGCCACCGATGCGGACGACGACGAACTCACATTTGCCCTAGTAACCGATGAGAGCGAACTCTTCCAAGTGGCCGATAATGGCGAAATCAGCTTGGTCCAGGGCAAGAACCTCGACCATGGGACCGCCACAGAACACGTGTTGACCCTTAACGTTGGGGATGGCGTAAACGTGCCCGTGGAGTTTACGGTGACCATTACCGTGACCAAGGCCGGTGAGACCACCAACGAAGCCCCGACAGCCGAGGATCAAAACTTTGAAGTGGCCGAGGATGTGGCCGTGGGCGATGTGATCGGCACCGTGGAAGCCAACGACGGCGACGGGGACGAATTGACCTTTGCCTTGGTGACCGACGAAAGCGAGCTCTTCCAAGTGGCGGAGAACGGTGAAATCTCTTTGGCCGAGGGCAAGAACCTCGACTTTGAGACCACCACCAAGCACAGCTTGACCTTGAGCGTTAGCGACGGCAGCAACGACCCCGTGGAGTTTACTGTGACCGTAACGGTGACCAATGTGATTGAAAGCTTGTTCGAGGACCCTGCTTCTTTTATTATGAAGTTTAATGTAGCCGCCCAACAAGTACTGGGCATTGGACTAAATCAAGATTTTGAATATGACTACTCCATAGATTGGGGGGATGGTACCGTAGAAAACTATACCACCAATGAAAACCCAACACATGAATATGCTGCTCAAGGGGAATATTTAGTGGCCATAAAAGGTACTTTTCCTGCACTGCGCATGGAATGGACAGATACGGACAGTCAAAATACTCTGGTCGATGTAGTACAATGGGGTACCCAACAATGGCAATCCATGTTTTATGGATTTTCTTTATGTGAAAACTTAGTAGGGTTTAGTGCCGCTGATGAGCCTGATTGGTCAAAAACCAACTCCATGGAAGGGATGTTTGCTGGCTCCGTAAAATTTAACGGGGATATTGGAAATTGGGACACCAGTGCTGTAACCAATATGGCTAATATGTTTAGCTATGCCTTGGCCTTTAATCAGGATATTGGAAATTGGGACACCAGTGCTGTAACCAATATGCAAGGTATGTTCTATACTGCTCATACATTTAATAAAGATATCAGTAATTGGGATACCAGTAGTGTAACAAATATGAGTAACATGTTCTACGTAGATCAAGGGGAATCTGCCTTTAACCAACCTTTGGTTCAAACTGTTGGCGGTTGGAATACAAGCAATGTAACGAATATGGCAAACATGTTCCGCAATGCGGCGGCCTTTAACCAAAGTTTGGCCTCATGGGACATCGGTAGCGTTACCAACATGTCGGGTATGCTCAATAATTGTGGGATGAACACGGAGAATTATGCTGCCACCTTGATAGGCTGGGGCAATAGGGCAGATGACCAGATTCCAGATGGCATTACTTTAGGTGCCAACGGACTTCAGTATTGTAATAGTGTATCAGTAGGATTTGCAATAAGTAACTTAAGCAACTCCATCCAAAATGGGGGTAATGGTTGGACCATTAACCATGCTGGGGCTGTAAACTGTCCATAA
- a CDS encoding DUF3078 domain-containing protein, translating to MKKLLFALVACFALVTATAQTEEELKAQIAPKKDSIAAIQKRVDALQAKLDALPGWKVGAFGTIGGSLSEFNNWFAQGIPNNSSGNIGFTVNAFANLKEEKFFWRNSANVNLAWVKLDDKDDPTDDDSFRQATDVFNISSLYGRKLSEKFAISALAEYRTTLLSNFNDPGYLDLGVGATWTPISDLVVVIHPLNYNFVFSSEDTIFESSMGAKIVADYTKQIGAVSFKSNLSLFQSYESSNLSNWTWINSFSYTLWKMIGVGFDFGLRNNKQETLNYIVNNAPTPNPDATFDTIDNELQTYWTLGLSYKF from the coding sequence ATGAAAAAATTGTTATTCGCCCTTGTGGCCTGTTTTGCGCTAGTCACCGCCACGGCACAGACCGAAGAAGAACTAAAAGCCCAGATAGCTCCCAAAAAGGATTCCATTGCCGCCATTCAAAAGCGGGTGGATGCCCTACAGGCCAAACTCGATGCCTTGCCCGGCTGGAAAGTGGGCGCCTTTGGAACCATTGGCGGTAGCCTATCGGAATTCAATAATTGGTTTGCGCAGGGCATACCCAATAACTCCTCTGGCAACATCGGATTTACCGTAAATGCCTTTGCCAACCTGAAAGAAGAAAAGTTTTTTTGGAGAAATTCGGCCAATGTGAACCTAGCTTGGGTAAAGCTGGACGATAAGGACGATCCCACCGACGATGACAGTTTCCGACAGGCTACGGATGTATTCAATATTTCTTCCCTGTACGGTAGAAAACTAAGCGAGAAGTTTGCGATTTCTGCCTTGGCGGAATACCGTACCACTTTATTGAGCAATTTTAACGACCCCGGTTACCTTGATTTGGGTGTGGGTGCTACGTGGACGCCCATTTCGGACCTGGTAGTGGTCATACATCCGCTCAACTACAACTTTGTGTTCAGTAGCGAGGATACCATTTTTGAGTCGTCCATGGGTGCCAAGATTGTTGCAGACTATACTAAACAGATAGGAGCGGTGAGTTTTAAGAGTAACCTTTCCCTTTTTCAGAGTTATGAGAGCAGCAATTTGAGTAACTGGACCTGGATCAACTCATTTAGCTATACCCTTTGGAAAATGATTGGGGTGGGCTTTGATTTTGGTTTGAGGAACAACAAGCAGGAAACGCTCAATTATATTGTGAACAATGCTCCAACACCAAATCCGGATGCCACTTTTGATACCATTGACAACGAACTGCAAACGTACTGGACCCTTGGGTTGAGCTACAAGTTTTGA